The following are from one region of the Actinopolyspora halophila DSM 43834 genome:
- a CDS encoding hydantoinase B/oxoprolinase family protein: MTTSSSYVPAGYDPVTLEVLRMRLDSIVEEMGSAMIRSSGSPVITESGDYNTALFDSEGRIYSYSDAVQFHIGSGSVAVQNLVAEIENEPVHPGDAFICNDPHTAGSAHPPDTNIISPIFHGDELIGWAQSQAHLVDVGGMTPGGFAPGAYDCYSEALRLPPGVKVFERGKPVEWVRRILLNNVRVPTLFWNDVRSLVASNNTGIRRVQSTVEEFGLDAFRDYTRVNFEIAERVVRERIALLADGAYEADEWTEHNGHVNDLYRVHCTMTVAGDQLTMDFAGSSPQTDGFINLSYGTLVGSVASALVPILAWDVPFNEGVMTACDVLAERRSLVNPEPPAPISNGHLTTGARVSRLVTKLLNEAARSSDSEVVWARTQGVWADSWTGGISAGTRDDGEYFVLFNMDGGGMGTGAQPVTDGLDCGGMMTQVNNSLPDVEMNEMLYPVLYLWKRLNTASAGHGAYRGGQGHEFAWTLHGAQEVTQTVFAPNAQVVADGFGGGIAGGGSGHALWRDTNVNELFGRGTVPTDTALTASTRGLFEVNQQGVTIGTDDVFVEWVAGGGGYGDPLLREPVSVVRDVADGYVTADIASRVYGVQLVDGDVDTVGTERQRAALRTERLGGSAPRQPVAPDASPESSAPRRDEHGWYCPASGARLSSREDWRAEIPARTSVASQRLSEFGVSVRPRGPEPAVLIDEWISPACGTLLETRVRVASQEEVETR; this comes from the coding sequence CTACAACACCGCGCTGTTCGACTCCGAAGGACGGATCTACTCCTATTCGGACGCCGTGCAGTTCCACATCGGGTCCGGCAGCGTCGCAGTGCAAAACCTCGTCGCGGAGATCGAGAACGAGCCGGTGCACCCGGGCGACGCGTTCATCTGCAACGACCCGCACACCGCCGGTTCTGCACACCCGCCGGACACCAACATCATCTCGCCGATCTTCCACGGCGACGAACTCATCGGTTGGGCCCAGTCACAGGCGCACCTGGTCGACGTCGGCGGGATGACCCCGGGCGGCTTCGCCCCGGGTGCCTACGACTGCTACAGCGAGGCGCTGCGGTTGCCGCCCGGAGTGAAGGTCTTCGAACGCGGCAAGCCTGTCGAGTGGGTTCGCCGGATCCTGCTGAACAACGTGCGCGTGCCCACGCTGTTCTGGAACGACGTGCGCAGTCTGGTGGCCAGCAACAACACGGGCATTCGCCGCGTGCAGAGCACGGTCGAGGAGTTCGGGCTGGACGCCTTCCGGGACTACACGCGCGTCAACTTCGAGATCGCCGAACGCGTGGTCCGCGAACGGATCGCGCTGCTGGCCGACGGCGCCTACGAGGCGGACGAGTGGACCGAGCACAACGGCCACGTCAACGATCTCTACCGCGTGCACTGCACCATGACGGTCGCCGGCGACCAGCTCACGATGGACTTCGCCGGCTCCAGCCCGCAGACCGACGGTTTCATCAACCTCAGCTACGGCACCCTGGTGGGCAGCGTCGCCAGTGCTCTGGTGCCGATCCTGGCTTGGGACGTCCCGTTCAACGAGGGAGTCATGACCGCCTGCGACGTGCTGGCGGAACGCCGATCCCTGGTTAATCCCGAGCCGCCGGCCCCCATCAGCAACGGTCACCTCACGACCGGTGCTCGCGTGAGCCGTCTGGTCACCAAGCTGCTCAACGAGGCGGCGCGGTCCAGCGACAGTGAGGTGGTGTGGGCCCGCACGCAGGGCGTGTGGGCGGATTCGTGGACCGGTGGCATCTCCGCGGGCACCCGCGACGACGGCGAGTACTTCGTCCTGTTCAATATGGACGGTGGCGGCATGGGTACCGGGGCGCAGCCGGTGACCGACGGGCTCGACTGCGGCGGGATGATGACCCAGGTCAACAATTCGCTGCCGGACGTCGAGATGAACGAAATGCTCTACCCGGTGCTGTACCTGTGGAAGCGGCTCAACACCGCCAGCGCCGGGCACGGGGCCTACCGGGGTGGACAGGGACACGAGTTCGCCTGGACGCTGCACGGCGCTCAGGAAGTGACCCAAACGGTGTTCGCCCCCAACGCGCAGGTGGTCGCGGACGGCTTCGGTGGCGGTATTGCAGGCGGCGGCAGCGGGCACGCGCTGTGGCGGGACACCAACGTCAACGAGCTGTTCGGGCGCGGGACGGTTCCGACCGACACCGCGTTGACCGCCAGCACGCGAGGTTTGTTCGAGGTCAACCAGCAGGGCGTCACGATCGGCACCGACGACGTGTTCGTGGAATGGGTGGCCGGTGGCGGCGGCTATGGCGACCCGTTGCTGCGCGAGCCGGTGTCAGTCGTCCGCGACGTGGCCGATGGGTACGTGACCGCGGACATCGCCTCGCGGGTGTACGGAGTGCAGCTCGTCGATGGCGATGTCGATACCGTGGGAACCGAGCGCCAGCGCGCGGCGCTGCGCACCGAACGGCTCGGCGGAAGCGCACCGCGGCAGCCGGTCGCGCCGGATGCGTCCCCCGAGAGCTCGGCTCCCCGGCGGGACGAACACGGTTGGTATTGCCCTGCGAGCGGTGCTCGGCTGAGCAGCCGCGAGGACTGGCGAGCCGAGATTCCCGCGCGCACCAGCGTCGCCTCGCAGCGTCTGTCCGAGTTCGGTGTGAGCGTCCGTCCACGCGGTCCGGAGCCGGCCGTGCTGATCGATGAGTGGATCAGCCCAGCGTGCGGCACGTTGCTGGAGACTCGCGTCCGAGTGGCTTCGCAAGAGGAGGTCGAAACCCGATGA